The window ATTCACCAAATGCATCACCATAAGCCCCATCCGATGCAATCAGCTTGGTTTGTTGGATCCAAGTGTTGTTGTCACGATGAAATGTCCATGCTGCCCCAGAATAGGCAACGTTACCATAGGCATTTCGACCTCCAGCAACAGCATAGTCCCCATCAATTGCTACTGAATAACCGAACCATTCATTCTCAATGGGTGAATTTGCAACGATTTTAGCTTGTTGTAACCAACGTTGCCCTGAGCGTTTAAAAATATAGGCTGAACCTGAGTTACTGGCACCATCATCATCCTGGTAAGCACCAACAATGGCATAATCACCACTGATATCTACTGCGCAACCAAAATAATCTACGGCTTTTGCATCAGCAGCTATCAGTTTTGTTTGTTGAACCCAGCCATCAGCATATTTCTTGAAGATGTACGCAGAGCCAGATCTTGAACCAGCATCATCATCCCAATTAGAGCCCACAATGGCATAGTCACCATCAATACTAACACCTGTACCGAATCTGTCCTCACCAGCAATATCAGCTCCAATCAGGCTGGTTCTGGGATCGTTAAAAGATGCTGCAGTGGCGCTGGAAAAAAGACTTTGGTTGTCATTTTCATCTACAGCTCTAATCTGGTAGAAATAGTGTGCATCTTCATCCAGACCAGTAAGGTTCAAAGTGGTATCATTTTTTGATCCAGAATGGGTTGCAATTAATGCTGTCGGTGCTGGCGTTGTACCACCATACACCTGATATTCTGAAAAATCAGCAGCCTCACAGGGACTCCAGTTCAAGGTTAATTGGTTCAGCCCAATATTTGCTGTAAGATTTGCAGGGGGCAGTGGTTCAAGATCATAGATGTACACCGCACCACTGGATGAATTAGAGTAAGGCGTCGTCACAGCTGCATAATCATCTGATAGTTCCACATCATGGCCAAAACGGTCCCATTCAGCACCATCACTTGCCAGGAACTTTTGAGCCTCCTGCCATCCAACACTCGTTTTAACGAAGACATATGCAGCTCCTGCTGCAGTTGCATTTTCGCTATTTTGAACCTGATTGATGATAGCATAATCGCCTCTGATATCGCTTTTCCATGCGAAACCATTCCAATAGGTCACCCACTCCTTCTTTTCGATCCAATTTGATCCCTCGAGCTCAAAAATGTATGCCCGACCGGCATTGTATCCCTGGTTCACAATGGCACGGTCACCACTCAGGGAGACTGAGGCTCCAAAATGATCTCCTGATCCATAATGGCCATGCAGGATGGACTGTAGAGTCCAGGAAGTACCTGATCTTTCAAAGATGTAGGCGGCTCCATCATCGTTGTAGGTGTCATCAGCTAAATAGGCTCCTGTAATGGCATGAGTAGCATTTATATCTACTGAATAGCCAAAATAGTCATTGCCACCATCTGGCACGATTAGCTTGGTTTGCTCAGACCAGGTGCTTCCATCATAGTAAAAGATATAGGCAGCCCCGGCATCAGAACCGTTCGAATTCGCATTCCGATACGCACCAACAATGATATAGTCTCCATGCAAGGAGACATCGAAACCAAAATAACTACCACCAGAGTAATCACTTGCCAGTAAACGGGCTTCCTGGGTCCAGTCCTCCCCTGATCGTTTGAATACATAGATTGATCCAACTTGGTACATACCGTCAAAATGGTCATTTTGAGCACCAACAACGGCTATGTCTCCATCTATTGAAACGGACCAGCCAAAATTATCTGAACTTCCTGGATCCCCGGCGTTTAGCTTACAACTCTGGGTCCAGGCAGATCCTGTTCTCTTAAAAATGTATGCCGAGCCAGATGATTCATATCTATCATCATCTTTCGGTGCACCCACTATAGCATAGTCTCCATCAACATCTATAGACCAGCCAAATTCATCTCCCTCAGCAATATCTATAGATGTTAGTTTGAACTCATCCGGTCCAAGGGCAACCAATACATTAGACGAATAGGCACTCTCCACACCGGTCACATCAACGGTCGTTATCCGATAAAAATAGCTGGTATTCTCACTCAGACCAGCAGCAGTAAATGTTGTATTGCTTGAATTGTCCGAGTTTGTTCCGATTAGAGTAGTTGGATCAGGACTGGTACCTCCGTAGATTCGATATTCTGAAAAATCACTATGGGCACTAGGTGACCAGGAAAGGCTGACCTCAGATTCCCCTGGTGTGGCAACAAGATTTGCGGGAGCTTTCAGAGGCAGTTTTTGCAGATATACTGCATAATTATTTTCATAAACTGCATAGCCATCCGCAATATCTACGTAATCTCCGGTGGGCAATGTGGTTTGAATATTCCATTCTAAACCAGAACGGGCAAAATGTTGGATTAAGCAACCATTGCTGCCAGAAGCAATAAGATTGTCACCTTCGAGGGCTACACTTCTTCCGAAATAATCTGAGCTACCTCCATCACTAACCAGTAGTTTTGCACGTTCGACCCAACTTGTATCTGACAACTCAAACACATAGACTGCACCAGATCCATCAGCAAGGTCATCATCTCCTACTGCACCAACAGCCAGATAATCACCGTCCAAAGAAATTGATTGACCAAAGCTATCTCCAGATTGGGTATCTGAGGCTTCCAGTATCACCGTCTGGGTCCATGCGGTCCCACTACGATCAAAGACAAAAGCGCCACCGTGACCATTATAAGACTGTGAGCCAATGACAATTCTGCTGCCTCCATTAGTATGATTATAACCTCCAGACAATTTTTGCTGCTCGGTCCATACTGTATCACTCCTGACGAAAACATACACTGAATTTGCAGCTGATCCAGACGCACCTATACCGATGTAATCTCCATAAATAGTAACTTTTTTACCAAATGAATGACCTGCAGCGGCATCCGATGCAGTCAGTTTTGCCTGTTCTGACCATCCAGATTCAGTGCGATGGAAAACATAAGCAGAGCCAGAAGAGGTACCCGCATCATCATCATTGGCTGCTCCAACCACGGCATAGTTCCCATAAATAGCTACGGATTGACCGAAAAAATCTGTGCTCGCACCATCACCGGCAAGCAGCTTGGCATGATGTACCCAGGTCGAATTGATTTTTTTATAAATATGAGCTGCCCCTACGTTACTCCCTGCCTCATCATCACCCCAGGCCCCAACGATAGCGTAATCGCCATCAACGCTTGGGCTAAAACCAAAAAGTGCACTTACTTCATCACCCTCAGGTTCAGCTAGTGTAAAGGATCTTGGACCAAATGCGACTACCTGGCTCTCAGAATAGCCGCTTGATTGTCCTGAAACATCAGTTGCAGTTATACAAAAGAAATAATTTTGGTTTTCATCTAAGTTTGCGATTACCACGCTGGTATCCAGACGGTCGGTGATAGTGTTTAACAGCATAGTTGGATTTGCTAGAGTGTCTCCAAATATTCTGTAAGAACTGAAATCAGACTCATCATTGCTATCCCAGTCAAGGGTCACCTGTTGAGTACCAGGTGTCAGTGTCAGTCCCGTAGGAGCAAATGGCGGCAAGTCAATTATGTAAGCCGATTCATCACTATAAGCTCCTCCCATCATGTATTTCGGGGATAATGCAACAGAATACCCCATGAAACTGCCAGTAGGAGCATCCGAGCGAGCGAATTTTGATTGTTCCACCCATTTCGAACCATTCCAACCGTATTGATACATAGCCCCGCAATTTGAGGCAGGTGTATCTTCCTGATACGCACCAATCAGAACTTGATCATCAAGGATGGCAACGCTTATCCCAAAATAATCATACGCTTCAGCATCACCAGCAGTCAGTTTTCCCTGTTGATCCCAACTGGTTCCATTCCGTTGAAAGATATATGCTGATCCGGATCTGGTTCCATAATCATCGTCCTGATCGGCACCTATTAGAGCATAATTGCCATCAAGTGCGACAGAAGTTCCAAATTTATCCCGCGTATATGCATCGCTAGCACTTAGTTTAGCTTGTTGGCCCCAGGCACCTCCAGCCCGCATAAATACATATGCAGCACCAGCATATCCAGTTTCACCGTAGGCTCCGATCAATGCATAATCACCATCAATGGCAACTGCATTACCGAAGTAATCTCGCATTTCAGCATCCCCTGCAAGCAGTTTAGCTTGTTGGGTCCAGGCTGTATCGATTTTGGCAAATATATAGGCAGCACCGGCTGCATTAAGTCCATCATCGTCTCCTTCTGCACCAATAATGACATAGTCCCCATCTATATCTACTGAAACTCCAAAGTGGTCTAAGCTGCCCCCATCGAGTGCAGTCAACTTAGCTTGTTGTTGCCAGTTCTGGCCACTATAGTAAAAAATGTATGCTGCTCCCGTTCCAACCCCAATGCCGTCAGCTTCTTTTGCGCCAATCAGAATATAATCACCTGAGAGGGCTACTGAGCTGCCAAAATAATCCCCACTGGAAGCATCATTTGCCTTCAGCTTTGCTTTTTGGTACCAGCCGTACTCTGTCCTATGATAGACAAATACCTGTCCTGAATTTTCTCCGTATTCATCTCTGGATGAGGCCGCTACGACGGCGTAATCGTTGCTCAATGCAACCTTACCACCATAGTTATCAGCATCGATTAGATTGGCAGCCGTGATTTTGTTCTCCCTCAATCCAAAGGATATCATGACTGCCTCAGAACCTGAACTTTCGTTACCATTTAAATTCCGACTTTTGATGTAGTAATAATAATTGCTGGTATCAGATAAGCCAGAAAGGATCACTGTGGTGTCACTTACTCCTGAATAATTGGAGGCAACTATCGAGTTTGGGTGTGGCTGATTTCCACCATAGACAGAATAACCAAGAATGCTGTTATCATTTACCGCATCCCAGGTCAATGTGACCTGTCCATCACCGGGAGTCAGCACCAGATAAGCAGGTGTATCTGGAGGGAGAGTTCTTATAAAAGCAGCACCACCATCATCAGCCCCTGGAGCACCAATTATAGCTGTTTTTTCATCAAGGTCGAGCGCCCACCCATAATTATGGTCATTGTCTCCATTTTCGTCAGTATATATTAAATTCTCTACCCACCTGTCTCCCATACGGATGAATTGATAAGCACAACCAGAATTACTTGCATAGGTGTCATTGTGGTAAGGTGCTCCAACGATCAAATCGGTATCCGATATGGATACGGATGTTCCAAATTGATCAACCCGCACATAATTACTGGCAAATAGTTTCGCTTGCTGAGACCAATTTCCTCCAGATCTGTGAAAAATATAGGCTGCTCCGGCCTGTGTATCATGTTCAGCATCCCAGGTGGCACCTGCTGCTGCGTAATCACCATGAATACTTACGGCTTTGCCGAAGAATTTTGATGCAGTCGGATCTCCAGGGACAATTTTGGACTCCTCTGACCAACTCGAGCCATCGAATCCAAAAATAAAGGCTGCTCCCGAGCCATCAGCACCTTGATCATTATTTGACGCACCAACTATTATTGAGTTACCGGATATATCTACCGATTCTCCAAAATGATCTGCATAATCACCGTCACTGCCCAGAAGTTTCTGGGTTTGACTCCAGGCTGCACCTGTCCGGTGAAAGATGTATGCTGATCCTGCATCTGTACTCCAGGTATCATCATAAGAAGAACCGACGATTGCGTAGTCACCATCAATGGCAACGCTGAGTCCAAAAAAGTCATGGGGAGCTGGATCACTGGGCGTCAATTTGGCCTGCTGCTGCCAATTTTCACCATCTCGATAAAATACGAAGGCTGCTCCGCTATTGGTTCCCCCGGCATTGTCCAATGAGCCAATGAGCAAATAATTACCAGATAATGATACTGAGACACCAAATTGCATCCCTCGATAACTGATATCGGGCATGAGATTTGTCTGAAAACTCCAACTATCCCCCACCTTTCGAAATATATCGACTGATCCTGATCGAGGATCATTACTATCATCATACGAATTACCAACTGCTGCATAATCGCCATCAATAGACACGGCCCGACCGAAAAGGTCCGAAGCTTCACCAGTGGCGAGTCCAAGTTTGAATTCATTAGATCCAAAAGCGATCATAGTACCTTCAGAATGGAAACTCTCACCACCATGCCCATCCACAGCAGTTACATAGAAATAATGGGACGTATTGTCGGTTAAACCGCTTAAAGTAACAGTTGTATCATTGACACCCCCACTATTCGTAGCGGCCAAAGTTGTTGGATTTGGTGTTGTGCCACCATAAATCTTGTAGTGGGAGATGTCCGATTCACTATTTGCTTCCCACGTCAGGGTTACAGAGAGATCTCCAGCTGTGAGGATCAGGTTCTCTGGCGCTTCAGGTCTAAAATTAATGAGGTGTGCAGTCCCTTCATCACCTTCTCCGTATGCCCCAATGATCATCTCATTCCCGCTAAATGCCACAGCCGAACCGAACCGATCATTGGCAACTGGATTTGATTGGTGAATTTCATTGGTCTCAATCCAAGTCGCACCATCCCAATGATATTGATAGGCAGCCCCTGTACTATTATCATGCTGCTCAGCTCCAATTAATAGATCATTTCCAGAAATGGCAACTGCACGACCAAACAAGTCACTGCTTCCAGCATTACTGGCAGTAATTTTTGATTCATATAGCCAACTAGTTTCACTTCTGCCAAATACGTAAGCAGAACCTGATCCGCTCCCAGCATCATCATCCCAGGGGGCACCAATGACCACTTTATTCCCATCTGTATTAACGGAATGACCAAAACTATCATCAGTCGCCCCATCTGGAGCTGTAATCAGCGCTTGCTGACTCCAAGAGGAACCATTGTAAAAGAACGCATAAGCAGCGCCAGCGGAAATTCCCAGCGAAGTCTGGTAAGGACTACCGACATACAGGTAATTACCAGATAGAGCTGTGGCATACCCAAATGCGTATCCAGCTGAAGCGTCGCTCGCTACTAATTGCTGAGAAAGGGACCAGTTGCCGCCACTGTTAGTGAAAATATAAACACTTCCAGATGCCGACCCATTGTCATCGTCATAGGGAGATCCCACTGCTACAACATCTCCATCAATAGTAACAGTATGCCCAAAATTATCCCCAGCATTTGCAGTATCTGCAGTGAGTTTGGTCAGCTGGGTCCAGGTCGCATTCACTCTTTGAAAAACATACGCCGAACCTGAACTACTACCACTATCATCATCCCACGGTGAACCAATAACCACATAATCACCACTAATATCTACAGATGTCCCAAAATTGTCTCCAGCTAAAGAATCGCTGGCCACCAGTCTGGCTTGTTGAATCCAGCTTCCATTTGCTTTGTGAAAAATATAGGCTGTACCCATATCGCTGCGCTCACTGTAGTCACCGACAACAGCGTAATCTCCATCTATTGCAACGCTATAACCAAAACTATAGCCCCCAATAGAGCCCGATGGCGTGAGAATAGTTTCAACCCAGGCAAGTGTCGTTGAAGGAATTAAGGTCATCATCATCAAGCAGATGATCAACGTTTTTCTGGATGATGCGGAAAAGTACATGAGTGTCCCTTTACGAAATAATATTCACTATTTACCGAAGGGACTGGGAGTGCTAAAATACGAAACTTAAACGGGTCATAACCCGTTTAAATCAGACTGTTACCGAATACGAAATACTTTCGAGGTGGACGTGGCATTTGAGATACAGTTGGAACAGGACGTGATGTTATTCCCCATTTATGTCACACTGTTAATAATTTGTATCCATAATAAATATTTGCTCTTTGTTATCCAAGATAAAATACGATTTCATTTATTGCCCTGATTCCGATATAAAAGTCAGATGAGGACTCCAGGATAATGATTTTCATCAAAATAATTATTGAGTTCAGATAAATATCATTTCAGCGATCTTTAGTAAGTCAGTGTTCTCCATTTTTTGTTATAGAGCCTGTTAATAGTCCCCTCGACGACTTTTTGAGGTTAAGCCTCCATGAGGGTCTACCTGCCACCTTCTTTTAAACCTGTTTTTCGGTCACTTCATTGTTGACATCTACTCCAATGCATAAATTTTCTCCCTACTTTGGATCAGCAGGTTGACTTTTTCTGCAGCAGCCGTGATAGCCAACCATAACTGGCGACCACTTGATACCACCCTGGCCACAGTTCTGAACAACTTGTGACGTATACTGGTAATCATACTGTGGTGCCATTTAGCAGGCAGGACTGTTAACTGCATCAGCTTGACCAGATTGAATACCAACATCCCGATCATGTAGTACAAAGCATTGGCAGGCAGTTGACCCGTGGGAAGCACCTTCAGGTTTAATCCATACTTCTGACCATGAAAACCTTGATGGAAGAGTTAGATACAATCCGTTTAATTCCCTTATATGTCAATGATGACAAGAAGCCCATCATAATATCAACTTCTGTTGGGAAAAATGTAACGCGACTATTTTCATCATTGGGCATCAAAACTCATTTGATCCACAAAAAATCCGAATTGAACAAAAAAGGAACAGGAGAAATCAGGGTCAGCTAGATCTATGCTTCTCATGATGCTTTATCACCAGCCAACTGAATAAATTACGAATGTAGTACAATAGTCTAATTCCGCGTAACCTATCTCTTTGTTTTTACTGAATTATTCTTTCGCAAGTGTCAAACATGAGGTACAAAGTGGATTTTTCAATATTGATGAAACCGCTAGAAGTATCTGAGAATTCATGAAATGTGCCCTAAAACCATTAAATACAACCACATATAATGAATACTCCTAAATCCATATATATCAACACATCGTGTCATTTCGATGAACTCAATACAACGCTCTGCGCGCTCTGCCTGTGCGGCGAAGCTTGTAGAGCGTAGACGTGCGAGAGGGACTTTTTGCGAAGGCGTCAATATTGGGGGTAACTTTCACAAGCATAGCATGAACCAATTACTTTTGCACTCCCTCATGAAAGTTGCGGGTTAAGGCTCAAGCCGCCACCGCATTCTGGTTAATCCGCTCAATTATCTTCTTTACTTTCAGCACTTCGGCATCATCAAAGACACCCATGAGACCCATATCGTGAATATCGGTAAAGGGGGGTTCAAATAGGAGTGTCATTCCCACCGTTCCGTTGATGGTGAGGTGAGTTATTATCTGCTTGATGAAGGTCATTTGATCCGCTTTCAGATTCCCTGATTGGATGAAGGATGCAAAAGCTTCATTCGCTGCTGTCTTATTCAATCCAATAATGCTGCGGATGAAATATCCCAGGGGCTGATCCCCGTATTCCATAACGAAATCAGACTTGGTTCCGCGCTCATCCCCATCGAACAGGATTTGTTCTAATTCAATAAGATCTTCCGAAGTGATGGGAATGTTGTTATTCAGCTTCTTGATCGTCTCAAGGTGTTTGTTCTTACGGATATAGGATTCCACCCGGTCACGATAACTCTGTAACTGAACATGGGCTTCAATAACATCACGAGGTTGAATGTCATCCTTATTAATCTCATCCTCAAAATGAGTATAGACATTCTCCTGCTGATCCCGATCCAGGAACTTGATTAACTCCCGTAGATTCTGACGAATATCTTCCAGCCGTTTCACATTGACAGCCTTCCAGAACACTTCGGATTGAAGGTCAGTCAACAGTGCCACATGAGCACCCACAGTTGGGATATTTTGCTTCTTCAATAAAGCCCGTGCCGTTGATGACACATTTATCACATATTTCTCAAATGACTTGAATCCACCGATGAGTGCCAACTGGAAACTTAGCATTAAGACATCAAACCGTCGTGCTAATTCATCATCACCACGCTCAGGGACATCCAGATGAGCCAGGTGCTCGTTGATATCGCTCCAATCCCCTCGTGAAATATTATCCCAGCGCCAACGATTATAATACTCCGTCACATAGCGCAACGCTTTGCGAACCACAAAACGATCCTGGTCAAGACTTGCAATCGTTGCATGTAACTCATCGATATACTGTTTTTGAATGTCCAGATCATCTTCAGTGGAATACTTCTCATCCCTTAACAGCATGGCGACTTCCAACTTGTTCTCGAATATCTGCTGAGTAAGACTCTTGATGGAGCTGGCAACAATCCCATCCGGGTTTGCATCAAAGAATTCAAAGTTCTGACAGTAATCAAAGATGAGAAAATGAGATTTATCTTCACCAGGAGCAAACAGATCAGGACAAAGTCGGGTTCCACGACCAATCATCTGCCA is drawn from Candidatus Neomarinimicrobiota bacterium and contains these coding sequences:
- a CDS encoding fibronectin type III domain-containing protein — protein: MYFSASSRKTLIICLMMMTLIPSTTLAWVETILTPSGSIGGYSFGYSVAIDGDYAVVGDYSERSDMGTAYIFHKANGSWIQQARLVASDSLAGDNFGTSVDISGDYVVIGSPWDDDSGSSSGSAYVFQRVNATWTQLTKLTADTANAGDNFGHTVTIDGDVVAVGSPYDDDNGSASGSVYIFTNSGGNWSLSQQLVASDASAGYAFGYATALSGNYLYVGSPYQTSLGISAGAAYAFFYNGSSWSQQALITAPDGATDDSFGHSVNTDGNKVVIGAPWDDDAGSGSGSAYVFGRSETSWLYESKITASNAGSSDLFGRAVAISGNDLLIGAEQHDNSTGAAYQYHWDGATWIETNEIHQSNPVANDRFGSAVAFSGNEMIIGAYGEGDEGTAHLINFRPEAPENLILTAGDLSVTLTWEANSESDISHYKIYGGTTPNPTTLAATNSGGVNDTTVTLSGLTDNTSHYFYVTAVDGHGGESFHSEGTMIAFGSNEFKLGLATGEASDLFGRAVSIDGDYAAVGNSYDDSNDPRSGSVDIFRKVGDSWSFQTNLMPDISYRGMQFGVSVSLSGNYLLIGSLDNAGGTNSGAAFVFYRDGENWQQQAKLTPSDPAPHDFFGLSVAIDGDYAIVGSSYDDTWSTDAGSAYIFHRTGAAWSQTQKLLGSDGDYADHFGESVDISGNSIIVGASNNDQGADGSGAAFIFGFDGSSWSEESKIVPGDPTASKFFGKAVSIHGDYAAAGATWDAEHDTQAGAAYIFHRSGGNWSQQAKLFASNYVRVDQFGTSVSISDTDLIVGAPYHNDTYASNSGCAYQFIRMGDRWVENLIYTDENGDNDHNYGWALDLDEKTAIIGAPGADDGGAAFIRTLPPDTPAYLVLTPGDGQVTLTWDAVNDNSILGYSVYGGNQPHPNSIVASNYSGVSDTTVILSGLSDTSNYYYYIKSRNLNGNESSGSEAVMISFGLRENKITAANLIDADNYGGKVALSNDYAVVAASSRDEYGENSGQVFVYHRTEYGWYQKAKLKANDASSGDYFGSSVALSGDYILIGAKEADGIGVGTGAAYIFYYSGQNWQQQAKLTALDGGSLDHFGVSVDIDGDYVIIGAEGDDDGLNAAGAAYIFAKIDTAWTQQAKLLAGDAEMRDYFGNAVAIDGDYALIGAYGETGYAGAAYVFMRAGGAWGQQAKLSASDAYTRDKFGTSVALDGNYALIGADQDDDYGTRSGSAYIFQRNGTSWDQQGKLTAGDAEAYDYFGISVAILDDQVLIGAYQEDTPASNCGAMYQYGWNGSKWVEQSKFARSDAPTGSFMGYSVALSPKYMMGGAYSDESAYIIDLPPFAPTGLTLTPGTQQVTLDWDSNDESDFSSYRIFGDTLANPTMLLNTITDRLDTSVVIANLDENQNYFFCITATDVSGQSSGYSESQVVAFGPRSFTLAEPEGDEVSALFGFSPSVDGDYAIVGAWGDDEAGSNVGAAHIYKKINSTWVHHAKLLAGDGASTDFFGQSVAIYGNYAVVGAANDDDAGTSSGSAYVFHRTESGWSEQAKLTASDAAAGHSFGKKVTIYGDYIGIGASGSAANSVYVFVRSDTVWTEQQKLSGGYNHTNGGSRIVIGSQSYNGHGGAFVFDRSGTAWTQTVILEASDTQSGDSFGQSISLDGDYLAVGAVGDDDLADGSGAVYVFELSDTSWVERAKLLVSDGGSSDYFGRSVALEGDNLIASGSNGCLIQHFARSGLEWNIQTTLPTGDYVDIADGYAVYENNYAVYLQKLPLKAPANLVATPGESEVSLSWSPSAHSDFSEYRIYGGTSPDPTTLIGTNSDNSSNTTFTAAGLSENTSYFYRITTVDVTGVESAYSSNVLVALGPDEFKLTSIDIAEGDEFGWSIDVDGDYAIVGAPKDDDRYESSGSAYIFKRTGSAWTQSCKLNAGDPGSSDNFGWSVSIDGDIAVVGAQNDHFDGMYQVGSIYVFKRSGEDWTQEARLLASDYSGGSYFGFDVSLHGDYIIVGAYRNANSNGSDAGAAYIFYYDGSTWSEQTKLIVPDGGNDYFGYSVDINATHAITGAYLADDTYNDDGAAYIFERSGTSWTLQSILHGHYGSGDHFGASVSLSGDRAIVNQGYNAGRAYIFELEGSNWIEKKEWVTYWNGFAWKSDIRGDYAIINQVQNSENATAAGAAYVFVKTSVGWQEAQKFLASDGAEWDRFGHDVELSDDYAAVTTPYSNSSSGAVYIYDLEPLPPANLTANIGLNQLTLNWSPCEAADFSEYQVYGGTTPAPTALIATHSGSKNDTTLNLTGLDEDAHYFYQIRAVDENDNQSLFSSATAASFNDPRTSLIGADIAGEDRFGTGVSIDGDYAIVGSNWDDDAGSRSGSAYIFKKYADGWVQQTKLIAADAKAVDYFGCAVDISGDYAIVGAYQDDDGASNSGSAYIFKRSGQRWLQQAKIVANSPIENEWFGYSVAIDGDYAVAGGRNAYGNVAYSGAAWTFHRDNNTWIQQTKLIASDGAYGDAFGESVDISGDYCLIGGSNARAAYMFIRNGSAWDYQTKITSSASYPYQFGRTVSIQGDYALIGAMS
- a CDS encoding type I restriction-modification enzyme R subunit C-terminal domain-containing protein, translated to DPTTGEAPDEIGSEALNRWLFNTDTVDKVLDHVMTDGVKVEGGDKLGKTIIFAKNHKHAVFIEERFNKNYPEYKGKFLRVIDNYETKAQDLLETFVDQHVEHDPQIAVSVDMMDTGVDAPRVVNLVFFKLVKSPSKFWQMIGRGTRLCPDLFAPGEDKSHFLIFDYCQNFEFFDANPDGIVASSIKSLTQQIFENKLEVAMLLRDEKYSTEDDLDIQKQYIDELHATIASLDQDRFVVRKALRYVTEYYNRWRWDNISRGDWSDINEHLAHLDVPERGDDELARRFDVLMLSFQLALIGGFKSFEKYVINVSSTARALLKKQNIPTVGAHVALLTDLQSEVFWKAVNVKRLEDIRQNLRELIKFLDRDQQENVYTHFEDEINKDDIQPRDVIEAHVQLQSYRDRVESYIRKNKHLETIKKLNNNIPITSEDLIELEQILFDGDERGTKSDFVMEYGDQPLGYFIRSIIGLNKTAANEAFASFIQSGNLKADQMTFIKQIITHLTINGTVGMTLLFEPPFTDIHDMGLMGVFDDAEVLKVKKIIERINQNAVAA